Proteins encoded together in one Desulfosporosinus meridiei DSM 13257 window:
- the speD gene encoding adenosylmethionine decarboxylase has product MEIKQLRELKLYGFNNLTKTLSFNMYDICYAKTSEHRQEYIQYIDEEYNSDRLARILTEVSNIIGAHILNIAKQDYDPQGASVTMLVSEEQDTSLIKKTSTDPNKSFPSAVVAHLDKSHITVHTYPESHPNKGISTFRADIDVSTCGKISPLTALNYLLTSFSSDIAIIDYRIRGFTRDLEGRKFFIDHKINSIQNYIAKEKKELYQMIDVNVYQENIFHTKMILKDFNLDNYLFGTAKNELSPNEKKRIKQRLTKEMAEIFYGRNIPRV; this is encoded by the coding sequence ATGGAGATTAAACAACTAAGGGAACTTAAATTATACGGATTTAATAATCTCACCAAAACTCTCAGTTTTAACATGTATGATATTTGTTATGCAAAAACATCTGAACATAGGCAAGAATATATTCAATACATTGATGAAGAATATAATTCAGACCGTCTAGCAAGGATTCTTACAGAAGTATCAAATATAATTGGTGCACATATTCTTAATATTGCCAAACAAGACTATGACCCTCAAGGGGCAAGCGTTACTATGCTTGTCTCAGAAGAACAAGATACCAGTCTAATTAAAAAAACTTCAACCGATCCCAATAAATCATTTCCTTCAGCAGTAGTAGCTCACCTTGATAAAAGTCATATTACAGTTCATACCTATCCAGAAAGTCACCCTAATAAAGGTATTAGTACCTTTAGAGCAGACATTGATGTCTCTACATGTGGAAAGATTTCTCCTCTTACAGCTCTTAATTATCTATTAACTAGTTTTTCCTCAGATATTGCCATCATTGACTACAGAATTAGGGGATTTACCCGGGATCTCGAAGGCAGGAAGTTTTTTATTGATCATAAGATTAATTCCATTCAAAACTATATAGCCAAGGAAAAGAAAGAACTCTATCAAATGATTGACGTGAATGTCTATCAAGAAAATATTTTCCATACCAAAATGATTCTAAAAGACTTTAATCTAGATAATTACTTATTTGGCACAGCAAAAAACGAACTCTCTCCCAATGAAAAGAAGAGAATCAAACAGCGTTTAACTAAAGAAATGGCTGAAATATTTTATGGACGAAATATTCCACGAGTTTAA